The DNA window GGAGCTTCCCGCGGACGAATCGGGCGGCAGCTCCTTGCCGACAGCCTTCTTCTTGCACTTGCGGGTGGATTGCTCGGGGTCCTGCTGGCTCCTCTTGCGGTGAGGACACTCATTGCATTTCTACCTCGCGACATCGCGGCAAACTCGCTGCAAGCGGTCATCGACACACGACTGCTGCTTTTTGCGTTCGCCATCAGCGTAACCACAGGTTTTCTGGCTGGCTTTGCACCGGCACTGCAGGCGGGCCGTAGTTCACTGATCTCTTCGCTGCGAGAGCGGGTGGGCACAGTCTCTGGCGGCATCCGGCTTCGAAGGATCCTTGTCACGGCACAGATCGCGTTTACGCTGATCCTTGTCATCGGAGCCGCCTTGTTTGTTCGTACGCTGACCGGCTTGATGGCAAAGGGGCCAGGCTTTGATACCTCCAGTCTGATTTCGTTCGGCATCGATCCGCTTCGCAACGGCTACACCCCGGCAGAAGCCAACCGGCTGATGCGCCGGATCCAGGACGAGCTTCGTACTTCGAGAAACGTACAGACCTCAGCCATCGCCCGCTTTCAGTTGCTGTCCGGTGGGAGTTGGAATAACCCCATGACCATTCAGACCAATCAAAGAATGATCACGGATCGCGAGGTCCATCTGAATGCAATCAGCCCTGGCTTCTTCGCCACCCTTGGCACTCGATTGGTCGCCGGAAGGGATTTTGAGGAACGCGACTCGCTCCCTGTCAATGCGGGTGGACGCCGGACGGCGATTGTCAATGAGGCCTTTGTGAAGCGATATTTCGACGGGCGCAGCCCGCTCGGCGCGCACATCTGTCAGGGCGCGGGACCAGACACAAAGCCCGATCTCGAGATCATCGGCGTCGTCGCCAATATCAGCTATCGCGGTCTGCGCGAGGAGCGGGAGCAAGCTTATTTCCCGATCATCAGTGGCGAAGGCTTTGCTGGCAATTTCTATGTGCGCGTACAAGGAAGCACCGAGACAGCATTGCAATCGATTCGCACGATCCTTCGTGATGCAGATCCGGCATTGCCCCTCACCTATTTCCGCACGCTGAACGAGCAGGTCAACCGCTCCTTGAACACAGAGCGTATGCTCGCTACGCTTTCCGGCAGCTTCGGCATGCTGGCGCTTCTGCTCTCGCTCGTCGGGCTCTACGGTGTGATGTCCTTTGTCGTCACACAACGGACACGGGAGATTGGCATCCGGCTGGCGTTGGGTGCGACACGGTTAACGGCTGTCTGGCTTGTACTTCGAGATGCACTGCTCATGATCTTTGCGGGAATTGCCATTGCCCTGCCGTGTGTCTGGGCGCTGGGCCGCCTGATTGAATCGCAGCTCTATGACGTACAGCCAACGGACCCCGTGGCCATTGCTGGAGCGATTGTGGTCCTCTGCGCAACGGCAATGTGCGCAGCATTCATTCCAGCCCATCGGGCTGCGGCAGTGAACCCTACGGATGCGTTGCGATTTGAATAGAAAGGATTAGTGGAGAGAGCTCCACATGCTGTGGATTGCGGCAATAATCGCACCGGGGCGCTCCTGGGGCATATCGTGGCCACTATCTGGGACGATGATCTGCCGGCCTCGGCTAGAGAGGTGCATCTCCTCCACTTGCAGATCGTGGATCCAGATCTGGTCTTGTTGCACCCGCTGTTCGGGCGTGAGTAACGG is part of the Bryobacter aggregatus MPL3 genome and encodes:
- a CDS encoding ABC transporter permease; translated protein: MKQIRNWFRLRNLEQDFARELQYHLDSRVSDLILSGLSEAEARKQATLELGGITQIQEEVRDVWLTRWLRDLTYDLRFSARSFRRNPSFTATAVLSLALGIGATTAIYSLVDQILLHTLPVRSPERLVLIDWKGDQVGNAFGSYNLMSYPICRDLQQQERFFEGVLCRAAITVNLSTSGENKPTAAEIVSGTYFPVLGVRPALGRVLTVTDDQAPGASPVVVLSYDYWTTQLAGDPDAVGKKVMVNQHPMTIVGVATPGFHGIDVGEVPALWIPAAMSEQMLPSFHDLLDRRTSWMQVLGRLKPDMTLPQARAGLQPWFQAMLNDDLHRAGFPSITAERRQRFLGSTLALTPAPQGHSSLRRRLSQPLWVLLAATIVLLGLACLNVAGLFLARGSVRHREIHTRLALGASRGRIGRQLLADSLLLALAGGLLGVLLAPLAVRTLIAFLPRDIAANSLQAVIDTRLLLFAFAISVTTGFLAGFAPALQAGRSSLISSLRERVGTVSGGIRLRRILVTAQIAFTLILVIGAALFVRTLTGLMAKGPGFDTSSLISFGIDPLRNGYTPAEANRLMRRIQDELRTSRNVQTSAIARFQLLSGGSWNNPMTIQTNQRMITDREVHLNAISPGFFATLGTRLVAGRDFEERDSLPVNAGGRRTAIVNEAFVKRYFDGRSPLGAHICQGAGPDTKPDLEIIGVVANISYRGLREEREQAYFPIISGEGFAGNFYVRVQGSTETALQSIRTILRDADPALPLTYFRTLNEQVNRSLNTERMLATLSGSFGMLALLLSLVGLYGVMSFVVTQRTREIGIRLALGATRLTAVWLVLRDALLMIFAGIAIALPCVWALGRLIESQLYDVQPTDPVAIAGAIVVLCATAMCAAFIPAHRAAAVNPTDALRFE